In Sulfurihydrogenibium subterraneum DSM 15120, the sequence AAAAACTACATTAAAGTTTAACAATAAAGGTTTTTTATACTCTGAAAACTTTTTGTAAATCTTCCTTTTTTCTCCTATTGTACTTCCTGCTTTTCCTACTGAAGAACCTGTAAAATGAAGATGTAAAAGTAAATCTAATCCAGATTTAAACTCTAAGTTGTATTCTTTTGTTTCTAAATGCTGTATATTATAGTTTTTTGATAAAAGTTTAGTTAAATTTTCTACAGAGATAAAGTCAAAGTTTTTTTCTCCTAAAATCTTTTCAACCACTTTAAAGCTGTTTTCTACTGGCATACAGAATAAAAATTTTCCATCTTTCTTTAAAACTCTGCTAATTTCATTAAAACTTTTTTCTAAATTAGTCCAATGTAAAGCAAAGTTAGACACAGCATAATCAAAAGTGTTTGATTTAAAAGGTAGATTTTCTATATCTCCAACAATAATTTTTGGATTTTTATCTTTATAACTTTTTGCCATACTAAAAGATATGTCTAAACCTATAATATTTTTATTTAAAAAACTGGTTAATATTCCCGTTCCACAGCCTAAATCTATACCTAATCCATATAAATCTTTTGAAAGGTTTGCCAGTTTAATGGCAGTCTGTTTCTGAACGTAAATTTGAGTTTCATAACTTTTAATAGCTTTCGTGAAAGATATCTTTATTCTACTTTTACTGACAGACAACTTCCAACAAGTCCCTTTCTAAAAATGGTGCATGATGAGAGTCAAACAGATAAAGTTGACTGTTTTTTATTTTTTGACTGGTAAAAAATGCAGCTTCTTTGTTTACTATTGTGTCTTTTATACCGTGTATTATGTGAGTTTCACATTCTATGCTTGGTAAAATATCTCTAAGGTCTAAGTTTATAAAGTCGTTAAGCAGTGCAATACTGCCATCTTTTTCTGGAACAAGGCATCCAGGGTCTTTTTCTACAGCTGATATTCTAAAATTTTTAACTGTTTTTTCAAAATCTTTTTTAAGGTTTATCATAAACGCTTTTATACTTGCCTTTGGACTTCCAAGTTTTTCATCTTCAAATTTAGGACTAAAACCTATAAGTACTAATTTTTTAATATTTTTATTTTTTAAAGCAGTTAAAACGCTTACGGAAGCTCCTAAAGACCATCCTATTAAAGTTGTAGGCTGGTTAATACTATTTGATATGTAATTTGAAAAAGATTCTATAGATATAAATGTATAATCTTTATTTCCACCGTGAAAAGGAAGGTCTAAAAACTCTGCATTATCTAAGTAAAAGTAATCACTCCATACATTCTTAGAAAAACCCCATCCGTGAATGAAAATTCTTCTCACTGTAAATCCCCTAAATTTTTTATCAAAAATGCTTTTTTTTCTAAGTATTCATAAAGATCTTCTATATTTACTGTATCCTTTACAAAGTATATTCTACCACCTTTTTCGTTTGATTTTTGTTTTAATGGGTTTATTCTGTAGTAGGTTGTTTTGGTTGCAACATATCCAATTGTATAATCTGGGTCATCTGATATACAGTATTCTGCTACTATACTTACATGGTTTAGATTTTTTGTAGCCAAGGCTATTGCATCTACTGTTCTTTCTGTGTATCCTTTTTCTTTTAAAAGTTGTGTAATACTCTCTCTGTCTTCAAAATCTACGTTAACTGTTCTTACGCCTCTTATTTTATCCTTTTCTAATCTTTCTCCTGATAGACTTACTATCATTGCACCTCTCATATTTTCTCCATCTGCAGCTCCCTGATGAATCAGATCTATATACTTTTCTGCTACTTTTTTATCTACTCCTTGGTTTTGCAAAATTTCAACCGCTACTTTATTGCCTTCTATCCAATCTTTAACATTAAATGTTTTTATGTTTAGGCTTTTTTCTATGTAGTGTAAATCATTTATCTTTTCGACCTTTATGTTTAAAAAGTCAAAATCTTTAGGTCTTTGGGAGAGCTGGCTTATAACAATAGGTAAGTCCTCTTTTAAAACTATTCTCTCAGCTCCTGAAATGTGTTTTCCTTGTAAGCTTGCTCTCATTTTTACAGAGAAGTACTCTTTCATTCCAGTACGTGTTTATCTAAAACGTAGCATTTAAACAATCCTTCAAAAAACTGCTGATTAGAATCTTCTATGTGTCCTACTACTTTAACTGTAATTTTCTTTCCTTCTTGAGATATTACTTCACTTTGAAAAATTGCATTTTGACCTAACTTCAGTGGTTTTAAAAACTTTACTTCTGCACCGCCTAAAACTACATTAGGGTGGTTCACTGTTAACATAGCACAGTAGTCTGCAGCTGAGAAGATGAATCCTCCGTGTATAAGTCCTTTTTCGTCTGCTACCATTCTCTCGTCTGTAATTAGTTTCACTGTGGCGGTTTTGCATTCTTCTATGGATACAGGGTATCCACTTAGAGAGTTGTCTATCTTATGGTGAGTTTTTATCTGCATTTTACAACCTCTTACTTCCTTCTCTGATTACTTTTATTTTACCGTTTTCTACTTTTACTATGGTTGATGGAACATTTTTTTCAACCTTTCCACTGTCAACATAAAGGTCTATACTGTCTTTAAAGTATTCTATCGCTTTTTCTATGTCTTCAGCGGGTGTTAAGTCTGATGGGTTTGCACTTGGAGCTACAACTGGTCTTCCTAACTCTTTTAAAAAAGATAGAAAAACAGAGTCATCTGGAATCCTAAAGCCTAATGAGTTTTTGCCTCTATGTAGATACTGAAACTCTCCTTTATGGTCTTCTACATCAAATATTACGGTAATACCTTTTTTATTTAAAATCTTTTCTCCTTGAGGATTAGGTTTTATGTTAAATTTTTTTAAATCTTCCGAAGATGGTATTA encodes:
- a CDS encoding 6-carboxyhexanoate--CoA ligase yields the protein MKEYFSVKMRASLQGKHISGAERIVLKEDLPIVISQLSQRPKDFDFLNIKVEKINDLHYIEKSLNIKTFNVKDWIEGNKVAVEILQNQGVDKKVAEKYIDLIHQGAADGENMRGAMIVSLSGERLEKDKIRGVRTVNVDFEDRESITQLLKEKGYTERTVDAIALATKNLNHVSIVAEYCISDDPDYTIGYVATKTTYYRINPLKQKSNEKGGRIYFVKDTVNIEDLYEYLEKKAFLIKNLGDLQ
- a CDS encoding methyltransferase domain-containing protein, whose product is MSVSKSRIKISFTKAIKSYETQIYVQKQTAIKLANLSKDLYGLGIDLGCGTGILTSFLNKNIIGLDISFSMAKSYKDKNPKIIVGDIENLPFKSNTFDYAVSNFALHWTNLEKSFNEISRVLKKDGKFLFCMPVENSFKVVEKILGEKNFDFISVENLTKLLSKNYNIQHLETKEYNLEFKSGLDLLLHLHFTGSSVGKAGSTIGEKRKIYKKFSEYKKPLLLNFNVVFIKAVNLQS
- a CDS encoding PaaI family thioesterase, producing the protein MQIKTHHKIDNSLSGYPVSIEECKTATVKLITDERMVADEKGLIHGGFIFSAADYCAMLTVNHPNVVLGGAEVKFLKPLKLGQNAIFQSEVISQEGKKITVKVVGHIEDSNQQFFEGLFKCYVLDKHVLE
- a CDS encoding alpha/beta fold hydrolase, with the protein product MRRIFIHGWGFSKNVWSDYFYLDNAEFLDLPFHGGNKDYTFISIESFSNYISNSINQPTTLIGWSLGASVSVLTALKNKNIKKLVLIGFSPKFEDEKLGSPKASIKAFMINLKKDFEKTVKNFRISAVEKDPGCLVPEKDGSIALLNDFINLDLRDILPSIECETHIIHGIKDTIVNKEAAFFTSQKIKNSQLYLFDSHHAPFLERDLLEVVCQ
- a CDS encoding L-threonylcarbamoyladenylate synthase; its protein translation is MENFQQMNTHIKVSNNLFDAIPYIKQGKLVIAKTDTIYGILADALNKQAVEKIYKLKGRPEDKPFIILIPSSEDLKKFNIKPNPQGEKILNKKGITVIFDVEDHKGEFQYLHRGKNSLGFRIPDDSVFLSFLKELGRPVVAPSANPSDLTPAEDIEKAIEYFKDSIDLYVDSGKVEKNVPSTIVKVENGKIKVIREGSKRL